In Melospiza melodia melodia isolate bMelMel2 unplaced genomic scaffold, bMelMel2.pri scaffold_18, whole genome shotgun sequence, the following are encoded in one genomic region:
- the LOC134433430 gene encoding serine/threonine-protein kinase pim-1-like, with protein MGRAMPPARPRPRAGLPRAQPRPSRRGLASARLWLYWRWRCWAGISAWGGGGIAAFCLRQSRPRPRPRPRLLPGPAEHTGGAAAPAASAAASPARAPPLGSAAAGPEPPVPRSRERTPGHGRPGAGEGRSGALAGLGPSADIRVPPAGTAQEALLERYRLGSLLGRGGFGRVFAATRISDGAPVAIKRVPRNRVRHRGELPDGTSAPLEVVLLAKVSTGFPGVVQLLEWLELPNCIVMVLERPEQCQDLQRFIGARRFLPEEEARELFRQVLEAVRHCTSCGVLHRDIKPENILVDLDTGQAKLIDFGCGTYLQDTVYTHFAGTLSYSPPEWNDFGWYHGEPATIWSLGILLHQMVCGEHPFRRGQNLSWGQLPLPQRLSQECKDLIRWCLSMNSLDRPALEDLFCDPWMWDIPLP; from the exons atgggccgggccatgcccccggcccgcccccggccccgggcggggctgccccgtgcccagccccggccgtcccgccgcggtctcgcctccgcccggctctggctgtactggcggtggcgctgctgggcgggcatcagtgcctggggcgggggcggcatcgccgccttttgcctccgccagtcccgaccccggccccggccccggccccggctcctcccggggcccgcggagcacacaggcggcgcggccgctcccgccgcctccgctgcggcttccccggcccgagctccgccgctcggcagcgcggccgccggccccgagcctcccgtgccgcgttcccgggagcgaacgcctgggcatggccggcccggggcgggtgaggggcgctcgggggccctggctggcctcgggccgagcgctgacatccgcgtcccgcccgcagggacggcgcaggaggccctgctggagcggtaccggctgggatcgctgctggggcgcggcggcttcggcagagtcttcgcggccacgaggatctcggacggcgccccg gtggccatcaaaagggtgccacggaaccgcgtccggcaccggggcgagctg cccgacggcaccagcgcacccctggaggtcgtgctgctggccaaggtgtccactggcttccccggtgtggtccagctgctggagtggctcgagctccccaactgcatcgtgatggtgttggagcggccagagcagtgtcaggacctgcagcgtttcattggggcacggcggttcctgcccgaggaggaggcgcgggagctgttccgccaggtgctggaggccgtgcggcactgcaccagctgcggggtcctgcacagggacatcaagccagagaacatcctggttgacctggacaccgggcaggccaaactgattgactttggctgtggcacctacctgcaggacacagtctacactcactttgcag gaacactgtcctacagccccccagaatggaacgactttggctggtaccatggcgagccagctaccatctggtccctgggcatcctgctgcaccagatggtctgcggggagcaccctttcagaaggggccagaacctcagctggggccagctcccgctgccacaaaggctctctcaag agtgcaaagacctgatcaggtggtgtttatccatgaactccttggacagacccgcactggaagacctgttctgtgatccttggatgtgggatattcctctgccatag